CTCGAAGACGAGCAAGGGCTCGCCTATCTCGGCAAGAAGGATGTCCGCAGCGTTCGCGATACATGGCGCGATGGCGGTCATTCCATTCCCAGCGACGGCGACGACGGGCCGCGCGAGGCTTTCAACATCATGCTTTCAATGCCTCCGGGTACCCCGCGGGATGAAGTCAAGGCGGCTGTGCGTGCCTTCGCCGCTGATGAGTTCCAGGGCTTCCAGTACTGTTTCGCCGCTCACAACGACGAGAAACATCCGCACGTCCATTTGACGGTGAAGGCAACCGCCTTGGACGGTTCGCGGCTCAACCCGCGCAAGGGCGATTTGCATCGCTGGCGCGTGAAGTTCGCCCAAGAGCTTCGCGACAGAGGCGTTGACGCCAATGCTTCTCCCCGCAAGGCTCGGGGCGTCGTGCGGAAGGCACAACGCCAGGCATTGATCCGAATCGCCGAACGTGGCGGTCAATCGCGCGTCGCGCGTACGCAGGAAGACCAAGCGAATCGCGAGGCGATGGGGAAGGGCGCTCATCCCAATCCTGCGCAAGACAGAATCAGCGTGACGCGCAAGCGCGTCCTGCTGGGGTATGGGCAGATGGCAAAGGCGCTGGCGAGAGGGTCCGCCAACGATCGCGCGCTTGCCGTCAGCCTCGTCGACCTGGTGCGAGCTATGCCCGCACCAACCACCGCGCACGAGGCGCGCGTAGAGGCCGCCAGAGCGGCCATTGCGGAGCGCCAAGGGCAAAGAGAGGCCGCACGCGGCCGCGAGGGCCAGAACCGCGCCTAAGCGCGCCTATTGCGGGCTGCGCCATCTTTTTTCGACGCCAATAGCACCTTCGGGCCGGCTGCCCCGCCCGTGCGTTCGACTGCGCCATACGTTCGTCCGACCTCGCAGTCGCGCAAGGGGCGCTTCGCTCAAGCCCTTGCCCGCCTGCTTTCCCGGGTCGGACGTATCGAGGCGCTACGTCGAAAGCACTCAAGAGCGTGGCATCAACACCAACCCCGAAGGAGGGAACCATGGCAACGCAAACGAAAAAGTCGCAGACCCCGAAGAAGGCCGCCAGGGCGGCATCCGAAAAGCCGTCTCTTGCATCTAAGAGCGTGGTGGGAGCGGAGCAGAACGCAGTCAAGGGCGAGGCTAACCCGGAGATCGTATTCATCCCGGTTTCCAATCTGGTCTGGTCGGCGCGGAACGTGCGCAGGGCACCGAGTGGCGACGTTTCCGACCTGAAAGCGAGCATTGCGGCGCTGGCTGGCCGCTTGGTGCAAAACCTCGTGGTCGTGAAGGAAGGCGAGGGGTTCGGCGTGGTGGCGGGCGGGCGTCGGCTCAAGGCGTTGATGGAACTGGTGGCGGAAGGCGTTTTGAGCGCGAGCCATGCAGTGGCGTGCGTCGTCGTGGACGATAGCGAAGCGGTCGAATTCAGCCTTACCGAAAACCTGCAGCGTGAAGCGATGCACCCGGCGGACGAGTGCGCGGCATTTCTGGCCCTGACCGAACAGGGCAAGTCTCCGGATGCGGTCGCCGCGTTCTTCGGCGTCGAACCGGCATACGTCAAGCGGCGTCTAGTGCTCGCATCCGTGGCTCCGGCGGTGTTCGAGCGGTTCAGGGCAGGCGAAATTGACCTCGATCAAATCATGGCGCTGACCCTCACCGACGATCATGCGTTGCAAGAGAGCATCGTTGGCAAGGGTCGCGTGCCGGGGGCGCACGAAATCCGCCGCCAACTGTCGCAAGCCAGTGTGCGGGCGAGTGACCGGCGGGCGAGGTTCGTCACGGTGAAGGCCTACGAAAAGGCAGGCGGGGCGGTGCATCGCGATCTTTTCGCCAATGCTCGCGACGACATGGACGATGGTCAGGTGGAAGTGGTGCTGCTGGACGCCGGGCTGTTGGAACGGCTCGCCATCGAAAAGGCGGCAAGGCTCGGCGCGGACGAGCAGAGCAAGGCAGGCGGGGCGTGGGTGGACGTGGTGCTGAATTACGAGACTTACCACGATCAGGGCTATTCGCGTGCGCCGTCGGTGCTGCGGCCGGAAACCGAAGCCGAGGCGGCGGAGCGGGCGCGGCTGGAAGCCGAGCATGAGCGTCTTGAACAGGCCTATCAGAAGGAAGACGACGACGAAGCCAGCGAAGCCCTCTATGCGCAGCAGGAGGAAGTTTCCGAAGCACTGGACCGGTTGACGGAAGCCCGCAGCGGCGAGCATCCCGACATTGCCCGCCTTACCGGTATCGTCGTGAGCCTCGGCCATGACGGCAAGGCGCGGTTCCATCATGGCCTGATCCGTCCGGGCGACAAGAAGGCCGCGCAGCAGATCGCGAAAGGCGGTGAAGCAGGGGAGGGCGGTTTGGGTGCTGCCAGCAATGGCGGGTCGGACCAGACCGAGCCGCAATCGCTTGTGCAGGAACTGACCGCGATCCGCAGTGCCGTCATCCGCGACGCGCTCGCGAAGAATGTGGACTATTCGTTGCGCCTGCTGGCGTTCCAGCTTTGGGGATCACTGGCGCGTCACTGGACCGGTTCCCAGCTGCACATCAGCACGACCGCATGCCATCGCGAACTGACCCGACGCGTTCCCGCGATGGAGGGATCTCCGATCCACATCGAGCAGGAGCAGCGCGCCGAAACGTGGGCCGAAAAGCTGGGCGGCGTGCGGAGGAGGACGACTTCGACGCGGCATGGGCTTGGTGCCTCGCTGCCGATCAGGCCGAAATCCTCGATCTGCTGGCCTACTGCACGTCCTGCTGTTTCGATGACGTGCGCCAGTTCGTCGGGAACGACGGAGGCCGCAGCCGGGTCATGCTGTCGGACCTCGGGGCGAGTGTTGCCGCGCACTGGACGCCCACGGCGGACAACTATTTCGGCAAGCTCAAGAAAGGGCCGCTGATTGGTCTGCTGGGTGAGCATGCGCCGGCCGGTGCCGACAAGGCGAAGCGTGCAGCCCTCGCGAGCGTCGCCGAGGACAAGCTCGGAAATGCTGGCTGGATGCCGGAAGTCCTGTTGCCGCTGGCCAGCTGATCCGGCGAGCAGGGAGCCAAGAGGCCGGGGAACCCCGGCCTCTTCATAGCTTGTGTCATTGGGCAACAGCGCCATCAGGGCGGGCAAAAAAAGAAACCCCGGCGAAAGCCGGGGTTTCGGTTGTGCTGCGTTTGGTGACGCAGGCGGCGCGATCGCCGGCGAGATCCGTCACCAAACTTCAATGGCCGCCGCCCAGCCAGTAAACGCCGCCGGCATTTCCGCCGGTGTTCTGGCTGCGGTTCCGCAGCTCGGCGTTGTATCTGGCCAGGGCGGCGTCGTAGTCGGCCGCATCGACCCAGAAGCCACCATTGTTCGGGTCGCCCACGTAGCGGGCGACTGTGCCGTTCGTGTGGTCGGTGTAGCCGTGACTTCCGTAGGCGGCGCAGTGCGACGGCAGGGTGTTGCGGATGTAGGTCGGGCGATCGTCGTCCCGAGGACGCCACACGCGCATCGAGGCGTTCAGCGCGGCCGCGTCGCAGCGACCGGCGCCGTTGGCGATGGAATCGACGAGCGACCGCATGTTGTCGTCCTGCGACGCGCTCGGGCACAGGTTCAGGAAGTTCTTGCGCGCTTTGATCGTGTCCGAAATGCGCCGCGCATCGATGCTGAAATACCGCCGGATCGAGGGAGCGCATTCGCTCGGCTGCTGCCCGGTGGACAGGCAGAGGATTGCTTCGCAAGCCAGTTTGGTGTCGCCGGTGAACATGCCTTCGGCCTTCGCCGGCGAGGCCAGGCCGGCGATCGCGATCGCGAGCGCGAGCAGGGTGCCGATTACCGTCTTCATCAGTCATTCTCCTTGGTGGTTGCCGCAAGGCTCACTTGCGGATGATTTCGATGTCCACGCGCCTGTTGAGCGCGCGACCTCCCGAATAGTTGTTGCCGCCGATGGGATCGGCGGCCGACGCGTAGTTCACGCTGATGACCCGGGCCGGGACGCCCTGATGGATGAGCCAGTCACGCGCGGCGGCGGCACGCCTGGCAGCGATCGTCTCGTCACCCGCGCTCGGGCGGGCGGCATCGGTGCGGCCACGCACTTCGATCCGTGCATAGCCGTCGCCCAGCAGCGACCTCAGCGCGGCCGCTTGCTGTCGAGTCGGCTGGAACGTCGACCTGTTCCAGGGGAAATGCACCGACACGGTTCTCGACGCCGGCGCGACGGCATCGACCTTGTGCGCAGGCTCTACGGCCGCAGGTGCTTCCGGAAAAACCTGCAGCGCCAGCCCTCGCACGTCGGCGGTGCTGTTGATGTCGACGCGCTTTCGGCCGCTCACATTCGGCGGCTTCGGCGCAGAGGCACATGCGGCCAACATCGAGGCGATGACCGCGGCCAGTATTGCGGAATGGATCTTCACGTTGGTCTCCGAGATAGATGGTGGTGACGCCGGCGGCGCGTCGACGCGCTGCAGTTGTCACCAAACGGAAAGGGCAGGGGTGGTGACAGGGGATGCGCCTTGATCGGCGATCCCCGTCACCAAATGCGCTAACGGGTGCGCTCCGCTCGACGCTCGACCTGCGGCCGGGTCTTATCTGCGCCGTGATCCTTCGACGGCGCGCTGTGGTCGCACCTGGACGGGCGGGAGCCGCCCGGCCTTGTCTTCACGGTCGATGCGAGCGTTGAGCGCGTCAAGCGCGATTTGCCTCGCCTCGGGATCTTTCACCTTTTCGGCGACTACGGCCGCGGCGACAGACTTGACGATTTTCGCCCGGTCGCTGTCGGGCGCCTTCGCGACCTCCCAGCTGTTGCGATGCGTATTGACCGGTTCGCGACCGATGGCTTTGCCTTGGGCGTCACGTTTCACGGCATCTACCGTCACCGGTTCATTGCCACGGTAGCTGATCGTGATCGCGTCGCCACGCTGTGCCGCGCTTTCCCTGATCGACCGGGCCAGATCCTTGCCCCAAACAGTTTCGTCGCCCTTGGCCGTGGCCAGCGTGACGAAATAGCTCTGGTTCTCCTTCGGGTCGTTCCGGTAGGGCGCGGCTCCATGTGCCACCAGAAGGCCCGTGAAGGCCTTCAGAGCGTGTTCCGTAGCGCTTTCTGTTGCCGCGGCCCGTTCGTGTCCCCTCCCGGTCTCCTGTGCCCTCTCCGGGGCCTTGGCGGGGGATTTCTCCGCATTTGCGTCAAGCCCAGGCTTGGAACGCTCCGGCACGCGCTCGATCCCGTTGCGCTCCTGTCGCTCGCGTAGCGCCTGCAGATCCTTCAAGTCCTGGTCCTGCGGCTTGTAACCCCGAACTTCCAGCCCGCGCAGGCTCGCTTCGAGCCAGACCTCGCGCCGGAAGTCCGGATGACCGGAAACCGAAATGGTCTTCCAGCCCTTGGCTTCCGCCATCGTCGCCATCGCCCGCGCCACGCGATCATCGTTGGAAGCGGTCTTGAGGGTATCGCCAGCATCACGGAACGCGATCTTGCCCGGCTGATCCTTGAACCGGTATTCCGACCCATGGACGCGGAATTGCGCATGCAGCTGTTCGCTCAGCTCGATCCGCCGATTCTTTTCATGTTCCGTCATCGTCAGCGGTGCGAAACTCGGTTTGCGGCCCGCCAGCTCGTCGAGATCGTTCTCGTTGTCGCGGCGCTTGGCGTCCTGAGCGAGATTGCCGACGCGCAGCCGTTCGGTCTCGATCGCATCGCGATCACGCTCGCGCAGACGTTGGGCCGCCTGCAGCGCTTCGTCGACGTCGACCATATCGCGGGTCCGCACCCGGTCCGGTCTGACCTGGTTTGGCTCTCGCTCTTCGATCAGTTCGCGGAAGCCGGAACGGACGTGATATTCCGCCACGCGTTCGCCGCGTCGTTTCTCGTCCGGCGAATAGTCGGCTGCGAAATCGCCGATCTTGTTATCGAGGACGCGAAACTGCGGGCCCTGCTGAAACAGACGATGCGCCTCATGGGCGTCGTCTGTTGTCACGAGGTCGCGGTAGAGCCCGTCAGACTGGCGGATCTGAACGGTCCACTGTCCGGCGGCCGCGTCTTGTACCGCAGGATGGCGGCTCTGCATTTCCTGGACGAAGGACGCCGCGCGGTCGCCCTGAGACTTCGCCGTCTCGCGAGCCTCCCGTTCGGCGGGGCTCAAGCCATAGG
This sequence is a window from Mesorhizobium sp. J428. Protein-coding genes within it:
- a CDS encoding relaxase/mobilization nuclease domain-containing protein — translated: MSASIDHWLDEFGAELDPIYSRGRHVKAPRKAPGTGSKAKRGKPTGPATRESRRATLERIARKSPEVMVKITGGGRNMRQIKAHMDYISRNGLVELEDEQGLAYLGKKDVRSVRDTWRDGGHSIPSDGDDGPREAFNIMLSMPPGTPRDEVKAAVRAFAADEFQGFQYCFAAHNDEKHPHVHLTVKATALDGSRLNPRKGDLHRWRVKFAQELRDRGVDANASPRKARGVVRKAQRQALIRIAERGGQSRVARTQEDQANREAMGKGAHPNPAQDRISVTRKRVLLGYGQMAKALARGSANDRALAVSLVDLVRAMPAPTTAHEARVEAARAAIAERQGQREAARGREGQNRA
- a CDS encoding ParB/RepB/Spo0J family partition protein, with the translated sequence MATQTKKSQTPKKAARAASEKPSLASKSVVGAEQNAVKGEANPEIVFIPVSNLVWSARNVRRAPSGDVSDLKASIAALAGRLVQNLVVVKEGEGFGVVAGGRRLKALMELVAEGVLSASHAVACVVVDDSEAVEFSLTENLQREAMHPADECAAFLALTEQGKSPDAVAAFFGVEPAYVKRRLVLASVAPAVFERFRAGEIDLDQIMALTLTDDHALQESIVGKGRVPGAHEIRRQLSQASVRASDRRARFVTVKAYEKAGGAVHRDLFANARDDMDDGQVEVVLLDAGLLERLAIEKAARLGADEQSKAGGAWVDVVLNYETYHDQGYSRAPSVLRPETEAEAAERARLEAEHERLEQAYQKEDDDEASEALYAQQEEVSEALDRLTEARSGEHPDIARLTGIVVSLGHDGKARFHHGLIRPGDKKAAQQIAKGGEAGEGGLGAASNGGSDQTEPQSLVQELTAIRSAVIRDALAKNVDYSLRLLAFQLWGSLARHWTGSQLHISTTACHRELTRRVPAMEGSPIHIEQEQRAETWAEKLGGVRRRTTSTRHGLGASLPIRPKSSICWPTARPAVSMTCASSSGTTEAAAGSCCRTSGRVLPRTGRPRRTTISASSRKGR
- a CDS encoding TrbM/KikA/MpfK family conjugal transfer protein; its protein translation is MKTVIGTLLALAIAIAGLASPAKAEGMFTGDTKLACEAILCLSTGQQPSECAPSIRRYFSIDARRISDTIKARKNFLNLCPSASQDDNMRSLVDSIANGAGRCDAAALNASMRVWRPRDDDRPTYIRNTLPSHCAAYGSHGYTDHTNGTVARYVGDPNNGGFWVDAADYDAALARYNAELRNRSQNTGGNAGGVYWLGGGH
- a CDS encoding OmpA family protein — encoded protein: MKIHSAILAAVIASMLAACASAPKPPNVSGRKRVDINSTADVRGLALQVFPEAPAAVEPAHKVDAVAPASRTVSVHFPWNRSTFQPTRQQAAALRSLLGDGYARIEVRGRTDAARPSAGDETIAARRAAAARDWLIHQGVPARVISVNYASAADPIGGNNYSGGRALNRRVDIEIIRK
- a CDS encoding LPD7 domain-containing protein yields the protein MVDVDEALQAAQRLRERDRDAIETERLRVGNLAQDAKRRDNENDLDELAGRKPSFAPLTMTEHEKNRRIELSEQLHAQFRVHGSEYRFKDQPGKIAFRDAGDTLKTASNDDRVARAMATMAEAKGWKTISVSGHPDFRREVWLEASLRGLEVRGYKPQDQDLKDLQALRERQERNGIERVPERSKPGLDANAEKSPAKAPERAQETGRGHERAAATESATEHALKAFTGLLVAHGAAPYRNDPKENQSYFVTLATAKGDETVWGKDLARSIRESAAQRGDAITISYRGNEPVTVDAVKRDAQGKAIGREPVNTHRNSWEVAKAPDSDRAKIVKSVAAAVVAEKVKDPEARQIALDALNARIDREDKAGRLPPVQVRPQRAVEGSRRR